The following coding sequences are from one Archocentrus centrarchus isolate MPI-CPG fArcCen1 chromosome 4, fArcCen1, whole genome shotgun sequence window:
- the pde6d gene encoding retinal rod rhodopsin-sensitive cGMP 3',5'-cyclic phosphodiesterase subunit delta, with translation MSSDEDRAKEILKGFKLNWMNLRDAETGKVLWQGTEDLSVPGVEHEARVPKKILKCKAVSRELNFSSSEKLEKFRLEQKVFFKGQCLEEWFFEFGFVIPNSTNTWQSLIEAAPESQMMPANVLTGNVIIETKFFDDDLHVSTSRVRLFYV, from the exons ATGTCTTCAGACGAAGACAGGGCCAAGGAAATCTTGAAGGGCTTCAAACT AAACTGGATGAATCTTCGGGATGCAGAGACAGGCAAAGTGCTGTGGCAGGGAACGGAGGACCTCTCTGTACCAGGAGTAGAACATGAAG CTCGTGTGCCAAAGAAGATCCTGAAGTGTAAAGCAGTGTCCAGAGAGCTGAACTTTTCGTCCTCGGAGAAATTGGAGAAGTTCAGACTGGAGCAGAAAGTTTTCTTCAAAGGACAGTGTTTAGAAG AATGGTTCTTTGAGTTTGGTTTTGTTATCCccaattccaccaacacatggCAGTCTCTGATAGAAGCAGCTCCAGAGTCCCAGATGATGCCAGCCAATGTTTTAAC TGGTAATGTTATCATAGAGACCAAGTTCTTCGATGATGATCTCCATGTCAGTACTTCCAGGGTACGGCTTTTCTACGTCTGA
- the rpl36 gene encoding large ribosomal subunit protein eL36 encodes MAIRYPMAVGLNKGHPVTKNVTAPKHSRRRGRLTKHTKFVRDMIREVCGFAPYERRAMELLKVSKDKRALKFIKKRIGTHIRAKRKREELSNVLAAMRKAAAKKE; translated from the exons ATGGCTATTCGTTATCCTATGGCTGTCGGCCTTAACAAAGGTCACCCAGTCACCAAAAATGTAACTGCTCCCAAGCACAGCCGCCGGCGTGGG CGTCTTACCAAACACACCAAGTTTGTCCGGGACATGATCCGTGAAGTGTGCGGTTTTGCTCCATATGAGAGGCGAGCCATGGAGCTGCTCAAAGTGTCCAAGGACAAGAGAGCGCTCAAGTTTATCAAGAAGAGG ATTGGCACTCACATTCGGgccaagagaaagagagaggagctgagcaaCGTACTTGCTGCCATGAGAAAGGCTGCTGCCAAGAAAGAGTAA